One segment of Solanum lycopersicum chromosome 1, SLM_r2.1 DNA contains the following:
- the LOC101246179 gene encoding putative invertase inhibitor codes for MKPLFSLFLTLSLFLSLFFHGSKGQNLIQNTCKSCANDDPNIKYGFCTSSLQAAPASQCATLRGLGMISIRLIRYNVTDTRCHVKILLKEQKLDPYVKSCLSDCLELYTDAIPSIKLAMKSYNSKKYYDANIQISSVMDAATTCEDGFKDKDGVVSPLTKLNENTFQLSAMALSLMNLIKNNNTNG; via the coding sequence atgaagcctcttttctctctcttcctTACTCTTTCCCTATTCCTCTCCTTATTTTTCCATGGCTCAAAAGGCCAAAATTTAATCCAAAACACTTGTAAATCATGTGCAAATGATGATCCAAATATTAAGTATGGCTTTTGCACTTCATCTCTACAAGCAGCTCCTGCGAGTCAATGTGCTACTCTCCGTGGCCTTGGTATGATTTCGATTAGATTAATTCGATATAATGTTACTGATACGAGGTGTCACGTTAAGATATTATTGAAGGAACAAAAATTGGATCCTTATGTTAAGAGTTGCTTGAGTGATTGTTTGGAGCTTTATACAGACGCGATTCCATCTATCAAGCTTGCTATGAAGAGTTATAATTCGAAGAAATATTATGATGCGAATATACAAATAAGTTCGGTTATGGATGCCGCTACAACATGTGAAGATGGATTTAAGGACAAAGATGGTGTTGTGTCACCATTAACAAAGTTAAATGAAAATACTTTTCAATTATCTGCCATGGCACTTTCTCTTATGAATCTTATTAAGAATAATAATACTAATGGGTAA
- the LOC101246470 gene encoding protein TRIGALACTOSYLDIACYLGLYCEROL 4, chloroplastic, which translates to MANMRTAMDAAFWDLNISTPRALDGTARSIPGEPIPLDRSTASKALRIQQLSLLGNGFPLGIIPSYSPTTRKELGSFALQSLLFKAATSNWWLGFTGQFRPKKLVSDIKAELSSVDEWELPILKDIGKHFLEKSLYAFGLCSQLSLTPSSSLLLSTEKHGEKKGRRLRAMLFHKLPEYDITLEAAWPELFLDHKGRYWEVPESISLDCLSLVSEDGLRYRFGLHKNGGHPRAVDNITDEPPLSLMQGICGKAAVSYEKSRDFWRIKEKKEDIIIETDKGRIYRPSYDIRLREPHAAVSGIIGGTLEAWLNNGSNSSSASKHRSPFAVDLFGSLCCTFQHGKFKESFGDLTRVDARLDVSSALALTKQVSKVFRKASSNNARDVLSSPRLELILQQQVAGPIVFRVDSKFSLNSPAGVQLEDFVCSLNYSLKLLKSGKVVAWYSPKRKEGMIELRLFEF; encoded by the exons ATGGCGAACATGAGGACGGCGATGGATGCAGCATTCTGGGACCTCAACATTTCAACACCGAGAGCCCTAGACGGGACGGCTAGGTCCATTCCAGGGGAGCCTATACCACTTGATAGAAGCACAGCTAGTAAAGCTCTCAGAATCCAACAACTTTCTCTTCTCGGAAATGGATTTCCTCTCGGAATCATTCCCTCTTATTCTCCAACTACCCGCAAGGAATTGGGCTCTTTTGCTCTTCAGTCCCTTTTGTTTAAAGCTGCTACTTCTAACTG GTGGCTTGGATTCACAGGTCAGTTTCGACCAAAAAAACTGGTATCTGACATTAAAGCTGAGTTGTCCAGTGTGGATGAATGGGAGCTGCCGATACTAAAAGACATTGGCAAGCATTTCTTGGAGAAGTCACTTTATGCCTTTGGTCTGTGCTCACAGCTATCTCTGACACCCTCTTCTTCTCTGTTATTGAGCACGGAAAAGCATGGCGAGAAGAAAGGACGCCGCTTGAGGGCCATGCTCTTTCATAAG CTTCCTGAGTACGACATTACTTTGGAAGCAGCATGGCCTGAGCTATTCTTAGACCATAAAGGTAGATATTGGGAGGTCCCAGAGTCAATATCGTTGGACTGTTTATCGCTGGTTTCCGAGGATGGATTGCGATACCGATTTGGTTTACATAAAAATGGTGGCCATCCTCGGGCTGTTGATAACATTACTGACGAGCCACCACTCAGTCTGATGCAAGGAATATGTGGAAAAGCAGCCGTTTCTTATGAAAAGAGCAGAGATTTCTGGAGAatcaaggaaaaaaaagaggacATCATTATTGAAACAGATAAGGGACGGATTTATCGCCCTTCTTATGATATTCGTCTTAGAGAGCCTCATGCAGCAGTATCTGGAATTATTG GGGGAACTCTTGAGGCTTGGCTCAACAATGGTAGCAACAGTTCCTCGGCTTCGAAGCATAGAAGTCCCTTTGCTGTTGATCTATTTGGTTCACTTTGCTGTACTTTTCAACATGGTAAATTCAAAGAGTCCTTTGGAGACCTCACAAGGGTAGATGCTCGTCTAGATGTCTCATCTGCTTTAGCGTTAACCAAACAGGTTTCAAAAGTCTTCAGAAAAGCATCATCTAATAATGCAAGAGACGTGCTCTCTTCACCCAGACTCGAATTGATACTTCAGCAGCAG GTTGCTGGGCCAATTGTGTTCAGAGTAGATTCAAAGTTTTCGCTGAATTCACCAGCTGGCGTACAATTGGAAGATTTTGTATGCAGTTTAAATTACTCGTTAAAGCTTCTAAAGTCTGGGAAAGTGGTAGCATGGTATTCCCCGAAAAGGAAAGAGGGAATGATTGAGTTACGACTATTTGAGTTTTAG
- the LOC101245211 gene encoding putative invertase inhibitor, with translation MGKNKFLGSCQKHEAFFLFLSLFNLTFYGSTAQNLIQPTSSLQAAPASQRATLPGIGMTSIRLVQYNVSDTMSHVKMLLLKDKQLDSHNTSCLKACLEVYSNAIASIKHATKSYNTKQYYDANIQISAVIADATTCEDGFMEKQGGVSPLTKRNDNTIQLSSVALSVVNFMFYNRSMEFKLTR, from the exons ATGGGTAAAAACAAGTTTCTCGG TTCATGTCAAAAACATGAAGCATTTTTCCtgtttctctctttatttaaCCTAACATTCTATGGCTCCACAGCCCAGAATTTGATCCAACCAACTTCATCGCTACAAGCTGCTCCGGCGAGTCAACGTGCTACTCTCCCTGGCATTGGAATGACTTCAATTAGATTAGTTCAATACAATGTTAGTGATACGATGAGTCACGTTAAGATGCTACTATTGAAGGATAAGCAATTGGATTCTCATAATACGAGTTGCTTGAAGGCTTGTTTAGAGGTTTATTCCAACGCGATCGCAAGTATCAAGCATGCTACGAAGAGTTATAATACGAAGCAATATTATGATGCGAATATACAAATAAGTGCAGTTATAGCTGACGCTACGACATGTGAAGATGGGTTTATGGAGAAACAAGGTGGTGTCTCACCGTTAACTAAGAGAAATGACAATACTATTCAATTATCTTCCGTCGCACTTTCTGTTGTGAACTTTATGTTTTACAATAGATCAATGGAATTCAAATTAACACGTTAA